The following coding sequences are from one Nicotiana tomentosiformis chromosome 3, ASM39032v3, whole genome shotgun sequence window:
- the LOC104108348 gene encoding aspartate carbamoyltransferase, chloroplastic: MAISSTFSSHVFHGKILVSPPRMSYSNFGGNNLWLKQPVHCKPTCLLADMSKSQLSFAVELFKKGGNQCVMPTNRGGFQCRALEVKNKSLTMVGSKFQLDDVIEAQQFDRDTLSAIFEVAQEMEKIEKNSMGSEILKGYLMATLFYEPSTRTRLSFESAMKRLGGEVLTTENAREFSSAAKGETLEDTIRTVEGYSDIIVMRHFESGAAKRAAATASIPIINAGDGPGQHPTQALLDVYTIEREIGKLDGIKVALVGDLAYGRTVRSLAYLLAKYQDVKIYFVSPDVVKMKDDIKDYLTSMGVQWEESADLVEVASKCDVVYQTRIQRERFGERVDLYEEARGKYIVDLGVLNAMQKHAVVMHPLPRLDEITVDVDEDPRAAYFRQAKNGLYIRMALLKLLLLGW, encoded by the exons ATGGCTATTTCCTCAACATTTTCTTCACATGTATTCCATGGGAAAATACTTGTGTCACCTCCTAGAATGAGTTATTCTAACTTTGGAGGCAATAATTTATGGTTAAAGCAACCTGTGCACTGTAAACCTACTTGTTTACTTGCTGACATGTCAAAATCACAGTTGTCATTCGCTGTTGAATTGTTTAAAAAAGGCGGAAATCAATGCGTTATGCCAACAAATAGGGGAGGATTCCAATGCAGAGCATTGGAGGTGAAAAATAAGTCTTTAACTATGGTGGGGAGTAAGTTTCAGCTTGATGATGTAATTGAAGCTCAGCAGTTTGATAGAGATACTCTCAGTGCCATATTTGAAGTGGCACAGGAGATGGAGAAAATTGAGAAGAACTCGATGGGAAGCGAGATTCTTAAGGGTTATCTAATGGCCACTCTCTTCTATGAACCCTCAACTAGGACTAGACTTTCATTTGAATCTGCCATGAAACGTTTAGGCGGGGAAGTATTAACAACGGAAAATGCTCGCGAATTTTCATCTGCAGCAAAAGGAGAGACGCTGGAAG ATACAATTAGAACTGTTGAAGGGTACTCTGACATCATTGTTATGAGACATTTTGAAAGTGGTGCTGCTAAAAGAGCCGCAGCTACTGCCAGTATTCCAATTATAAATGCTGGAGATGGTCCTGGACAACACCCAACTCAG GCCCTTCTAGATGTGTATACCATCGAAAGAGAAATAGGAAAACTTGATGGTATTAAAGTTGCACTTGTTGGTGATCTAGCTTATGGGAGGACAGTTCGTTCACTTGCCTACTTGCTCGCGAAGTACCAAGATGTGAAAATTTACTTTGTGTCCCCTGATGTAGTTAAAATGAAG GATGATATAAAGGATTATTTGACATCAATGGGGGTTCAGTGGGAAGAAAGTGCTGATCTGGTGGAGGTGGCTTCTAAATGTGATGTGGTATATCAAACTCGTATTCAAAGAGAAAGATTTGGAGAGAGGGTTGATTTGTATGAAGAAGCTCGAGGGAAGTATATCGTGGATCTGGGTGTCTTAAATGCTATGCAGAAACATGCAGTAGTGATGCATCCTTTGCCAAGACTTGATGAG ATAACTGTTGATGTGGATGAAGATCCAAGGGCTGCTTATTTCAGACAAGCTAAGAATGGTCTTTATATTCGGATGGCTCTTTTGAAGCTTCTACTTCTTGGTTGGTGA
- the LOC104108349 gene encoding putative elongation factor TypA-like SVR3, chloroplastic: MEMSIASPSSTTPTFSILNSSNCSKKISCLSTPFLKKHFFGSTLPSCLSAKVPFKVNPLRTSIKCAVSEATEAPSEKKSQLMRRSDIRNIAIVAHVDHGKTTLVDSMLKQAKVFRDNQFVQERIMDSNDIERERGITILSKNTSITYKDTKINIIDTPGHSDFGGEVERILNMVEGVLLVVDSVEGPMPQTRFVLKKALEFGHAVVVVVNKIDRPSARPEFVVNSTFELFIELNATDEQCDFQVIYASGIKGKAGLSPENLGDDLGPLFEAVVRCIPGPKINKDGALQMLATNIDYEEHKGRIAIGRVHAGSLRRGMDVKICTTEDECRFGRVSELFVYEKFSRVPAETVEAGDICAVCGIDDIQIGETIADKSEGKPLPAIKVEEPTVKMSFSVNTSPFVGREGKYVTSRNLRDRLYRELERNLAMKVEDGETADTFIVSGRGTLHITILIENMRREGYEFMVGPPKVINKKEGDKLLEPYEIATVEVPEEHMGSVVELLGRRRGQMIDMQGLGSEGTTLLKYKIPTRGLLGLRNSILTASRGTAILNTIFDSYGPWGGDISTRDLGSLVAFEDGTSTSYALMSSQDRGQLFIGPGVDVYKGQIVGIHQRPGDLALNVCKKKAATNVRSNKEVTVVLDTPLDYSLDDCIEYIQEDELVEVTPSSIRMLKNPKSAKKTR, translated from the exons ATGGAGATGTCAATTGCTTCACCTTCTTCTACAACACCAACTTTCTCTATTCTCAACTCTAGCAATTGTAGCAAGAAAATTTCTTGTCTTTCAACTCCTTTCCTTAAAAAACACTTCTTTGGTAGTACTTTGCCTTCTTGTTTATCTGCTAAAGTACCTTTCAAAGTAAACCCACTTCGTACTTCTATCAAATGCGCTGTTTCTGAGGCTACTGAAGCCCCTTCTG AGAAGAAGAGCCAACTGATGAGGAGAAGTGATATACGGAATATAGCAATCGTTGCACATGTTGATCACGGGAAGACCACATTGGTTGATTCTATGCTGAAACAAGCAAAG GTTTTTCGTGATAACCAGTTTGTACAGGAAAGGATAATGGACTCCAATGATATAGAGCGTGAAAGGGGAATAACCATACTTAGCAAAAACACGTCAATTACTTACAAGGATACAAAAATCAACATAATTGACACTCCAGGGCACTCTGACTTTGGTGGTGAAGTCGAACGCATCCTCAACATGGTTGAAGGGGTTCTTTTAGTG GTAGACTCTGTTGAGGGTCCAATGCCCCAGACAAGATTTGTCTTGAAGAAGGCACTGGAGTTTGGCCATGCTGTAGTTGTTGTAGTCAATAAAATTGATAGACCTTCTGCTCGTCCAGAATTTGTCGTTAACTCTACGTTTGAACTCTTCATCGAATTAAATGCAACGGATGAACAG TGTGATTTTCAGGTAATATATGCCAGTGGTATCAAGGGAAAGGCAGGGCTATCACCTGAAAATTTGGGCGATGATCTTGGCCCACTGTTTGAGGCCGTCGTTAGATGCATTCCAGGACCCAAGATTAATAAAGATGGTGCACTTCAAATGCTT GCTACAAATATTGATTACGAAGAACATAAAGGGCGCATAGCTATTGGACGTGTGCATGCTGGAAGTCTGCGCAGGGGAATGGATGTGAAG ATATGTACAACAGAAGATGAATGCAGATTCGGCAGAGTAAGTGAGCTATTTGTGTATGAAAAATTCAGTAGAGTTCCTGCAGAAACTGTTGAAGCTGGAGATATCTGTGCTGTGTGTGGTATTGATGATATTCAG ATTGGAGAGACTATCGCTGACAAAAGCGAGGGAAAACCATTACCTGCAATCAAGGTTGAAGAACCTACAGTGAAAATGTCATTTTCAGTCAATACCTCCCCTTTTGTTGGCCGCGAG GGGAAGTATGTCACTAGCCGAAACCTAAGAGACAGGTTGTACCGTGAGCTGGAAAGAAATCTGGCAATGAAAGTTGAAGATGGTGAAACTGCAGATACATTCATTGTCAGTGGACGTGGTACTCTGCATATCACCATACTGATAGAGAACAT GCGAAGGGAAGGATATGAGTTCATGGTGGGACCTCCCAAAGTGATAAATAAGAAAGAGGGTGACAAGTTGCTGGAACCTTATGAG ATTGCTACTGTTGAGGTTCCTGAGGAACACATGGGGTCTGTGGTTGAACTTCTGGGGAGAAGGCGTGGGCAAATGATTGATATGCAAGGGCTTGG GTCTGAAGGGACAACTTTGCTCAAATATAAAATACCAACCCGAGGTCTTCTTGGATTGCGGAATTCAATCTTGACAGCTTCTAGAGGCACAGCAATTCTCAACACAATATTTGATAGCTATGGACCATGGGGCGGTGATATTTCCACTCGTGATCTAGGTTCACTG GTTGCATTCGAGGACGGAACGAGTACATCCTATGCTCTCATGAGTTCTCAGGATAGAGGGCAGTTGTTTATTGGCCCTGGAGTGGATGTTTATAAAGGTCAAATAGTTGGTATTCACCAACGGCCAGGTGACCTTGCCTTGAATGTCTGCAAGAAAAAGGCTGCGACAAATGTTCGTTCAAACAAAGAAGTAACAG TGGTTCTTGATACTCCACTAGATTATAGTCTGGATGATTGCATAGAGTACATTCAAGAAGACGAGCTTGTTGAAGTTACTCCGTCAAGTATACGGATGTTGAAAAACCCGAAGTCTGCCAAAAAGACGCGATGA